The uncultured Methanolobus sp. sequence CCTGAGAAAGGGGGCCATCAAATCTTTCCTTACTGAAGTCGCTGAAAATGCTCAGGGTACATGTGATCAGTTGCAGACAAAAGGGCTGATACTTGCAGGACCAGGGGAGGCAAAACAACAGCTTATGGAGTTGATGCCTCAGGAAATGCAGCATAAGGTGCTGGGTGTTATTGATGTGCCTATTGATATCCCTAGAGATGAGCTGGTAGAAGCCGGCAATGCTGTGCTTCAGGAAACCAGGCAATCCGAATCCAGAGATGCTGCTGAAAAGCTGAAAAGTGAAATTTTAAAAGGTGGGCTTGCAGCTCATGGAATTGAAGATGTGAAAGCTGCACTTGAACAGGCAAGGGTTAACACCCTGTTGATCCTGAATGATTCATCGGTTGCGGGCTGGCTATGTGAAAGATGTCAGAACCTGCAGGTAAGTGCTAATCCTCCAGAAGAATGTGACAGGTGCGGGGGGCCTGCATCGGCTGTGGATATTGTCGAAGAACTTTATGAACTGGCACAGCGCTCAGGTGCGGAAGTTGAATTCGTGGAAAAAGAGGATTTCCTTGATTCTGATGATGTTGTAGGTGCACTCTTACGATATTGATCAGGATGCTTCATGATTAGACGAAGTATTTAATTTTGAAGATACAAATGTATCTTTAAATCATTTATTTTCCAATATGGTGTTTTGAAATGGCACAGGTTCTGAAGGATGATATCCGACAAAGAATATATGAAGCTGCCCTGATAGAGTTTTACGAAAAAGACTTTTTGAGGGCTACTATGAAAGACATTGCTTCAAAGGCGGATATCCCGGTTGGATTGATCTATTCATATTATAAGAACAAGGCAGCCTTGTTTGATGATATTGTGAATTCGGTTGCTGCAGATATTGGAAGAATCCTTCTGGAAGAAGAACAACAAACCGGGAAGCCATCAGAGAACTTTAAAAAAGTTTCTGAAAAATCATTCCTTGAATTGCTGGAAGATCACATGAGAGTAGTTGTTCTTATGGATAAGAGCAAAGGAACGAAACATGAACATGCCAGGGACGATTTAATCAAAAATATTGAAGCTCATATAGATGCAGGCCTGTCAAAACGCTCTGAAACAAAATATGATGCGACATTTATCCATATTCTGGCCAGCAACTTTACAGAAAGCCTTCTGGAAATTGCCAGGCACTATAAAAATAAAGAGTGGGCGACGAGCATGTTTAATTTGGTTACAAAATCTTATTTTGAGGGGGTAAATTCTTTATAATAGATACTCTCTTTTAATTCAATATTGAATATTAATTCAACATTATGGAGTATTCTATTCGATCCAATAAAAAGGAGAAATACTACAATGGAGAATATAGCAGAAGAAGGTATCAGGCCTTTTAACGTGATTATCGTTTTCTTTTCTGCAACGGGAAATACAAGAAAGATTGCCGATGTAATTGAAAATAAACTAAGTGAATTTAATGTCTCTGTAACTCAGTTTGACATAAGCTCCCCTCAGGACAGAAATAAAAGTATTTCTTTTAGTGACTATGATGCTGTCTTTTTCGGTTTTCCTATTTATTCTTTAAGGGCACCTCGTGTCTGCAGGGAATGGCTTATGCGTCAGAATGGTGAGTCTAAGCGCTGCTCGGTGTTTTTTACTTATGGGGGATTCGGAAAAGAGCCTGCCCACTATTATATTAAGGAATTACTTGAGGAACGTAATTTCTCTCTTGTTTCCACGGCAGAATTCCTGGGAGCTCATACTTTTAATTACAGTGGCTGGCAGGCTGCCCAGGGTCGACCGGGCCCTTCAGACCTCAAAGTTGCAGAGGATTACACCATTAAAACACTGGAGAGATTCAGGGCTGATGACCTCATAACGGTAACTGATTTTGAAAAACCCCCTTTCCCTGCGGAACAACTGGATGAAGCTGAAAAATACAGGTTCCATTTGATAACGCAACTACCGACAAGGGATGGAAAGGAATGTTGCCTGTGCATGCAGTGCGAAGAGCTTTGCCCCACGGGTTCTATGGATGCGGTCAGGGGAGTAGTAAACCCGGAATCCTGTATTGCATGTTTCAGGTGTATTGCGAGTTGTCCTGAAGGTGTTTTGCACACCAACGATATAGCAAATTCATGGGAAAATAAATTAAAAATGCACAATACGACAAAAGAGGAAATTGACAGAATGGAGAGCAGGATATTCCTATAATACCCGTCTGGATCAAAATGGGACTTAGATCATAAACTTCTTTTCGGATACTTAGTTTTATAAAAATCCAGCCTGACATATAAAGCTCAAATGACCACAATGGCAGAAAAGAAATACATGATATGCATATAGTGAATTAACTCTCTTACATGGGGTAGCAGGGGTTTATGGCATATACTATGTTAACACACGAGAAGATATTCAGGAAAGTTATCAATATAGTGACAATTATTGTCCTGTATATACTACTGCTGGCGATAATAGTAGGAATGTTTAATGTTTTCCAGAATATCGGACTGGTATGGTTAAAAAAAGGTGGTTTCAGTCAGGTAGTTTACAGTGTACTGACAATTTTTGTGCTTATTGATTTTTTCAAGGCTTTTGCAGATTACCAGGTTCATGAAAGGATTAGGCTCACGTATGTAACCGACGGAACTATTTTGATAGTTTTGCGTGAGATTACCGTACTTATCTACAGTCATGAATTTGAAACAGAGACTCTGCTTGTATTTGCAGCATTGCTTTTAGTTTTAGGTATCATACGTGGGATTGCGGTGAGGTTTCCGGCATCTGGCAATGTGAATGTAAAATCATTGGAGATGGATAGGGAATCAGGGGAAGAATGAGTAATGTGCTCTTTCATCAATTCAGCTTTTTAGCTGATTCCCACATTTCCTCGAATTTTCCCTGTAGTTTAGATGCCAGCCGCTGGTCCCAGACCTTTGTCATGGCTATAACATTATTCTGTTCAACAGGATCGATTATGCTGAACACGACCTTATCGTCATCGATGATCGTGAAATATGCAGGGAATGGTTCATCCTGATACCTGATCTCGATGTTCCCGGCAGTGTCGTTTATTCCATGGGATTCATCATCCACTGTGTGCATCATTCCGGTTTCTTTTGAAGAAATCATTCGTAATTTAACCCCTCGTTCAAAGGCTTTCATCATTTCCTGTCTAGTCTCAGATTCATTCGTTTCATTCGAATGTGAATGGAAACCCGATACTGCTGTTCTGGGTAAATAAAGTAAAATACATATTTCTTTTTCCGCTTCTTCAAAATTAGATCTTCTCATCTCCGGGATCTCGTTCCCCATTGCAGTTGTCCAGAATGATCTTTCTGCAGGTTTCTTGATCTTGATGTCATCGATCTCTTCGCCAATGTCGATGATAAGTTTTCTTGTGTTTTCCAGATCTTCATCCACTTGCTTCTTCTTTTCGGCATAAAGTCCGTTCAATGCATTGCTAGGTTTTTTGGCCATGTATTTTTTTGGTCTGCTGTTCTGGACTTCAAATAAGCCTTTTGTTACAAGTGAGTTCATTGTTTCGTATATTTTACCATAAGGGATATTCGTCTCCTTATGAACAGAACCTGCTTCTGCGATCCCATGTTTTAAAATGTAAAGATATGCTTTGACTTCGTATTTGTTCAATCCCAGTTCGATAAGTTTGTTTTCCAGCATCTTTGAAACCCTTTGTATGTGTTATCCTGAGTATAAACCGTTTAAATATTGATTTCCTTTTAAGCACTAGGACACAACTACTAAGTGGTGTCAAAATAAATGGATTATGTAGAGGTATACAAATGAATGATAAAAGGATGACCCCTAAAATAGCCGCATTGCAAAAGGCAATAGAAGAAGCACATGTAAACATAAAAGAAGCACACAAAGACATGAGCCCCGAGGACATAGATATATATCATGAAATAATGGAAAAGATGACCCCTGAAATGCTTACATTGAAAAAGATAATAGATGAGTCTCATAAAAGCGTAAAAGAGGCATCAGATATCCTGAGTCCTGAGGAAATGCAGACATATCATGAAATAATGAACGAGAAGTATCCTCATGGAACGGATGACCCGCATCATGGTCATCATGGCCACTGAAGTAAGAACTAAGCACTGAATGAATTCCTGAGATTTTACTTAATGCAGTAAAATCCTGCCTGCATGTAAGAATACCAGAACAGTTCCACGGTTCTGAATCCTGTTTCCCTGAGCAGTTTGAGGTGCTTCTCAACTGTGATGGGGAAATATTCAGTTCCAAAGCGTCCAAGATGGATCTTGATTTCATCCTCAGTTCTCCTGTGGACTCTCTGGAAATCTCCCCAGTATCTTTTACTGACACTGATGCCTTCTTCTGTAAGAGGGCTGATGTTCTCGAAAGTGATGAAAAATCCACCTTCTTTGAGAAGTTTATAACATTTCTCTACTGCTTTTTTTCTGTTTTCCATATCAAGGTAGTGATGACACTGGATAGCAGTGATTACATCCGGCTGTTCTCTGAGTTTTTGAGTGAAATCCTGAGTTGCAGATGCTTCAAGTATCTCAACTCTGTCACAAGGACATGATGAGAGTTTTTCCCTTGTCTGCTTCAACATTCCTTTTGAAGGGTCAAGCATGAGGAATTTTGTGTCAGGAAAATGTTCAATTGCTTTTGTAATGAAAGTCCCCGTTCCACATCCGGTATCCATCCAGATTTTTGGTTTTTCAGGTAGTGATCCGATCAGGTTGATGGTTTCCTCATGGAAGGATCTGTAATATGGAAGGACAGTAGATATTTTAGTATCATAATCCTCAGGAAGATGAGGAGTTTTGTTTTCAGGATCTTCGGTAGAGAGCATATATGAAAATGGAACATTTCATTCTTTATATTTCCTTTGCAGAGGTTTTAAGTAGTGTAAAAGTTAAATGACTGATTAGTCATTTTGATATTCGGATACGGAGAATAATAGGATGTTATACAGAAAAATGCCAAAAAACGGAGATGAACTTTCAATACTGGGTTTTGGCGCCATGCGTTTGCCAGTAAAAGAGGATGGGAGTATAGATGAAAAAACAGCAACTAATATGGTTCGCTATTCCATCAACAATGGTGTGAACTATGTTGATACAGCCTGGCCTTATCACATGGGTGAAAGTGAGACTTTCCTTGCAAAAGCACTTGCAGATGGATATAGGGAAAAGGTGAAGCTTGCTACAAAGCAACCGCAATGGATGGTTAAAAACCCCGGGGATATGGATAAGTTTCTCAATGCACAACTTAAGAAACTCAACACCGATCACATCGATTATTATCTTATTCACAGTCTTGTGGATAGCAGCTGGGAAAACATCAAAAATCTTGGTGTGAGGGAGTTTCTTGACAAAGCCAAAGCCGACGGCCGTATAATAAATGCCGGTTTTTCATATCATGGAAGTCCTGAGGATTTTGCACCGATAGTCGATGCTTACGACTGGGATTTCTGCCAGATACAGTACAATTTCCTGGATACTAATGTTCAGGCAGGGACAGCAGGTCTGGAATATGCTGCATCAAAAGGTCTTGGTGTTGTGATTATGGAGCCTCTGCGTGGCGGGAACCTTGCAGACCCTGTTCCACAGGAAGTTCTGGATATCTGGAACGGGGCTGATACTAAACGCAGTCCTGTTGAATGGGCTTTGAGATGGGTATGGAACCACCCGGAAATTACTGTTGTGCTTTCAGGTATGAGCGCACCTGCTCATGTTGAAGAGAATCTGAAGATCGCAGATGAAGGTCTTGCAAATTCACTGACTGAAAAAGAGCTGCAACTTGTGGAAAGAGTTGCAGAGAAGTACGGTGAGCTTATGAAGATTAACTGTACCGGATGCAGATATTGTATGCCATGTCCTGAAGGAGTTGACATTCCTGCATGTTTTGAGGTCTATAACAACCTGCACATGTTTGGTGGTGAGGACAGACTTAAGATGATGTATGCTGCAAAAATGGGCGGTATTCTCAGAGGAGATGAGACTAATTTTGCTTCACAGTGCGTGCAGTGCGGACAATGTCTGGATGCATGTCCTCAGCAGATTCCAATACCTGACATGCTTGAGGAAGTTGCAGAGGAATTCGAGGGTCTGGGTCTTGGAGAAAGAATTGCCTTTGCAAAGCAGCTGTTTGCTGATGACAGTTGCTGAGATGCACATTTTGTGAGAGCATCTCCTTTTCTTTACTTATTTATACTTTTCAAAACTATGAGGCTGTCAAAAACTTTGGTGTTAAACTTTTTTGGATATGTTCCCCTCCCAATATCCTCTTTTTACGCTTAAATAGTTCAACATTCCATCTGGTGTTTTAAATATCCTTTTCAATGAATCTGGTAACGTTTGTCGATAATAGTTCTCAATAGGATTTGTTGTTTTTGAAACCATTTCATCCACCATAAACCAAGTCAACCTTTCGAAGTCTTTTACAATTTTATCTATTGATTTATGAAGTAATTGAGGAATCTCCTCTATATTACTGATTATCTCTTGAAGTCTGTTGATTGCGATATTTATATCGTATGTTCTAAATACTTCCTTGATCTTTGTAAATGCCAAACATAAGCTGATCTTTTCCCTGGGGCCAATAAATTTTGATTTTAGTTTTTTGTACACATCTTTCCCAATAAGCTTGTACAGATGAAATATGCAAAGCTGATGCTTGATTTTTAGTTCATCCATAATTGATTTGTATTTTCTTCGGTGGTCGGTTGAAATGGCATGAAGAGGCTTAGAAGCTACTGCATTTTTAATAAAACCCTTAACAGTAGAATATTCGAGATCTGTCATAATTTTTTCTTTTACTGGTTTATTCAGGACAGAGTCTATCAAACTGAGCCTGTAAAACCGACTTCCATTCAGTTTTATATATTGTTCATCATAACAATAGTATCCAGAATAAAGATTATCATCGCTTGATACTGATATTCTGTTTGACTCTGCAATCCAGTTATAAATTGTCTGGTGAGAGGGAGAACAATCATATAGTGATGTGAAGATTTTTTGTAGATGTCTGAATGAACAATAACCAGTCTCGTATGTTTTTTCTATACAGCGTTCATAAGTTCGGGCATATTGATGTCCTTTTTTTACAATTGAATCAAGAGGTGTTGTGAATTTTTTAGAACAAATTTTGCAATAGTATCTTCGAACATAAATGACCTGACTTCCAAACTCTGCTAATTTTAGCTTGCGTTTGTAATATTCTTGTTTGATCACTTTCCTGGAACCACAAACAGGACAGCAAGGATAAAG is a genomic window containing:
- a CDS encoding phosphate-starvation-inducible PsiE family protein → MAYTMLTHEKIFRKVINIVTIIVLYILLLAIIVGMFNVFQNIGLVWLKKGGFSQVVYSVLTIFVLIDFFKAFADYQVHERIRLTYVTDGTILIVLREITVLIYSHEFETETLLVFAALLLVLGIIRGIAVRFPASGNVNVKSLEMDRESGEE
- a CDS encoding helix-turn-helix domain-containing protein — protein: MLENKLIELGLNKYEVKAYLYILKHGIAEAGSVHKETNIPYGKIYETMNSLVTKGLFEVQNSRPKKYMAKKPSNALNGLYAEKKKQVDEDLENTRKLIIDIGEEIDDIKIKKPAERSFWTTAMGNEIPEMRRSNFEEAEKEICILLYLPRTAVSGFHSHSNETNESETRQEMMKAFERGVKLRMISSKETGMMHTVDDESHGINDTAGNIEIRYQDEPFPAYFTIIDDDKVVFSIIDPVEQNNVIAMTKVWDQRLASKLQGKFEEMWESAKKLN
- a CDS encoding Vms1/Ankzf1 family peptidyl-tRNA hydrolase; amino-acid sequence: MQSSEVQDKLTFEELLPVTDIDIRSLAEIYDEQDIYLSVYLPVSGRENEHLNRIFVDSRVSAIKKALDPEIRSEFEKTFEIAEFSIFDSPISGEKGRIIFASSKASFLHVYKLAVEPEQSFVLDTSPYLLPLARLRADYEDYGVLLVDSQEAKFTCIRSDIAEEKKHLSTDLMNKHKKGGWSQARFNHLRKGAIKSFLTEVAENAQGTCDQLQTKGLILAGPGEAKQQLMELMPQEMQHKVLGVIDVPIDIPRDELVEAGNAVLQETRQSESRDAAEKLKSEILKGGLAAHGIEDVKAALEQARVNTLLILNDSSVAGWLCERCQNLQVSANPPEECDRCGGPASAVDIVEELYELAQRSGAEVEFVEKEDFLDSDDVVGALLRY
- a CDS encoding aldo/keto reductase; translation: MLYRKMPKNGDELSILGFGAMRLPVKEDGSIDEKTATNMVRYSINNGVNYVDTAWPYHMGESETFLAKALADGYREKVKLATKQPQWMVKNPGDMDKFLNAQLKKLNTDHIDYYLIHSLVDSSWENIKNLGVREFLDKAKADGRIINAGFSYHGSPEDFAPIVDAYDWDFCQIQYNFLDTNVQAGTAGLEYAASKGLGVVIMEPLRGGNLADPVPQEVLDIWNGADTKRSPVEWALRWVWNHPEITVVLSGMSAPAHVEENLKIADEGLANSLTEKELQLVERVAEKYGELMKINCTGCRYCMPCPEGVDIPACFEVYNNLHMFGGEDRLKMMYAAKMGGILRGDETNFASQCVQCGQCLDACPQQIPIPDMLEEVAEEFEGLGLGERIAFAKQLFADDSC
- a CDS encoding class I SAM-dependent methyltransferase — encoded protein: MLSTEDPENKTPHLPEDYDTKISTVLPYYRSFHEETINLIGSLPEKPKIWMDTGCGTGTFITKAIEHFPDTKFLMLDPSKGMLKQTREKLSSCPCDRVEILEASATQDFTQKLREQPDVITAIQCHHYLDMENRKKAVEKCYKLLKEGGFFITFENISPLTEEGISVSKRYWGDFQRVHRRTEDEIKIHLGRFGTEYFPITVEKHLKLLRETGFRTVELFWYSYMQAGFYCIK
- a CDS encoding TetR/AcrR family transcriptional regulator, coding for MAQVLKDDIRQRIYEAALIEFYEKDFLRATMKDIASKADIPVGLIYSYYKNKAALFDDIVNSVAADIGRILLEEEQQTGKPSENFKKVSEKSFLELLEDHMRVVVLMDKSKGTKHEHARDDLIKNIEAHIDAGLSKRSETKYDATFIHILASNFTESLLEIARHYKNKEWATSMFNLVTKSYFEGVNSL
- a CDS encoding EFR1 family ferrodoxin (N-terminal region resembles flavodoxins. C-terminal ferrodoxin region binds two 4Fe-4S clusters.); the encoded protein is MENIAEEGIRPFNVIIVFFSATGNTRKIADVIENKLSEFNVSVTQFDISSPQDRNKSISFSDYDAVFFGFPIYSLRAPRVCREWLMRQNGESKRCSVFFTYGGFGKEPAHYYIKELLEERNFSLVSTAEFLGAHTFNYSGWQAAQGRPGPSDLKVAEDYTIKTLERFRADDLITVTDFEKPPFPAEQLDEAEKYRFHLITQLPTRDGKECCLCMQCEELCPTGSMDAVRGVVNPESCIACFRCIASCPEGVLHTNDIANSWENKLKMHNTTKEEIDRMESRIFL